One stretch of Jiangella gansuensis DSM 44835 DNA includes these proteins:
- a CDS encoding PLP-dependent aminotransferase family protein: protein MAGSRTNSPPGGLLVQLDRATAVPLHRQLAAAVRDGVRSGRLRLGTSLPPTRTLAADLGVSRGVVVEAYQQLVAEGYLTSRPGGYTEVAIGPVGQRTTAAAAPPPAPRVDFGYGRYDVSNFPRTAWMRSIRRAFAAAPNERFGYLSGRGVPELHDALTDYLNRVRGTAATPGTVVVCTGYAQGVALLVQVLAARGARRLVVEDPSADDDVRPLAAAAGLEVVGVPVDADGIRTDLLDATPADAVVLTPSHQWPTGAVLPAERRAAVLRWAERNDALVVEDDYDAEYRYDRAPIGAMQGLAPDRVAYAGSASKTLAPGLRLGWLVLPRGLVDEVAAAKLAVDRGSPVLDQLAFADFVAHGEFDRHLRRMRPAYRRRRDALLAALGALLPDLEPAGVSAGLHLVAWLPPGLDEDDVVAAAGRRGVRVHGVGPYRLGGPGPGGLIFGYSALSERAVRDGVELLAAAMGQLRAM from the coding sequence GTGGCGGGAAGCCGGACCAATTCGCCACCCGGCGGGCTGCTCGTGCAGCTCGACCGGGCCACTGCCGTGCCCCTCCACCGCCAGCTCGCGGCCGCGGTGCGCGACGGCGTCCGCTCCGGGCGGCTGCGGCTGGGCACCAGCCTGCCGCCGACCCGGACGCTGGCCGCCGATCTCGGCGTCTCACGTGGCGTCGTCGTCGAGGCGTACCAGCAGCTCGTCGCGGAGGGGTACCTCACCAGCCGGCCCGGCGGCTACACCGAGGTGGCCATCGGGCCGGTCGGTCAGCGGACCACCGCGGCGGCGGCGCCGCCACCGGCCCCACGCGTCGACTTCGGCTACGGCCGCTACGACGTGTCGAACTTCCCCCGCACCGCCTGGATGCGCTCGATCCGCCGCGCCTTCGCCGCGGCACCCAACGAACGGTTCGGCTACCTCAGCGGCCGCGGAGTGCCCGAGCTGCACGACGCCCTGACCGACTACCTCAACCGGGTTCGGGGCACCGCGGCCACGCCCGGCACCGTCGTCGTCTGCACCGGATACGCGCAGGGTGTCGCGCTGCTCGTGCAGGTGCTCGCCGCACGTGGCGCCCGGCGGCTCGTCGTCGAGGACCCGTCCGCCGACGACGACGTCCGCCCGCTCGCGGCGGCAGCCGGGCTGGAGGTCGTCGGGGTGCCGGTCGACGCCGACGGCATCCGCACCGACCTGCTGGACGCGACGCCCGCGGACGCCGTCGTGCTGACCCCGTCGCACCAGTGGCCCACCGGCGCGGTGCTGCCCGCCGAGCGCCGGGCCGCGGTACTGAGATGGGCCGAACGCAACGACGCCCTGGTCGTCGAGGACGACTACGACGCGGAGTACCGCTACGACCGCGCTCCGATCGGCGCGATGCAGGGCCTGGCGCCCGACCGCGTGGCCTACGCGGGCTCGGCCAGCAAGACCCTGGCGCCCGGGCTGCGGCTGGGGTGGCTGGTGCTGCCGCGGGGCCTCGTCGACGAAGTGGCGGCCGCCAAACTGGCCGTCGACCGCGGTTCGCCGGTCCTGGACCAGCTGGCCTTCGCCGACTTCGTCGCGCACGGGGAGTTCGACCGGCACCTGCGGCGGATGCGACCGGCGTACCGGCGCCGACGCGACGCCCTGCTGGCCGCGCTCGGTGCCCTGCTCCCCGACCTCGAACCCGCCGGCGTCTCCGCGGGCCTGCACCTGGTGGCGTGGCTGCCGCCGGGACTCGACGAGGACGATGTCGTGGCGGCGGCCGGGCGCCGCGGCGTCCGCGTTCACGGTGTCGGCCCGTACCGGCTGGGCGGGCCCGGACCCGGCGGGCTGATCTTCGGGTACTCGGCGTTGAGCGAACGCGCCGTGCGCGACGGCGTGGAGTTGCTGGCCGCCGCGATGGGCCAGCTGCGCGCGATGTGA
- a CDS encoding FAD-binding oxidoreductase, protein MTTYTRIREQLDGQLVLPGDEHYDRARTVWNAMVDRRPRMIVRCASVGDVVAAVRTARELGLEIGVRCGGHGVLGLAVPADGVMIDLTPMNGVRVDAERRRAVVQGGALLGALDAAAQRHGLATTAGNVSHTGVGGLTLGGGMGWLARQYGLTCDNVVSYEVVTAAGDVVRASRSENPDLFWGLRGGGGNFGIVTSFEFQLHPVGTRAFVAELSYPLERAAAVLRGWRDLSTQAPRAATFAVSLGGGLATVGLVWVGRPDGASSLVPELRALGAPVTENVGELSYVDLQRREDSPEGYSMRRYWKGHYLHGLPDAAVDALVEHAANGVGVSLQAYGGTIADVPDEDSAFSQRDAAFEYVAAAKWADPAEDTERMALARRSAAAMEPFASGAYVNALSDEGSAGVRRAYRPAKLARLRTLKAAYDPENVFHLNQNITPAT, encoded by the coding sequence ATGACGACGTACACCCGGATCCGAGAGCAGCTCGACGGCCAGTTGGTCCTGCCGGGCGACGAACACTACGACCGTGCCCGCACGGTCTGGAACGCGATGGTCGATCGCCGGCCGCGGATGATCGTGCGCTGCGCGAGCGTCGGCGACGTCGTGGCGGCGGTGCGCACGGCCCGCGAGCTGGGCCTGGAGATCGGGGTCCGGTGCGGCGGGCACGGTGTGTTGGGGCTGGCGGTGCCCGCGGACGGCGTGATGATCGACCTGACCCCGATGAACGGCGTGCGGGTCGACGCGGAGCGGCGGCGGGCCGTCGTCCAGGGCGGTGCGCTGCTGGGCGCGCTCGACGCCGCGGCGCAGCGGCACGGCCTGGCCACCACCGCCGGCAACGTGTCGCACACCGGGGTGGGTGGGCTCACCCTCGGCGGCGGCATGGGCTGGCTGGCCCGTCAGTACGGCCTGACGTGCGACAACGTCGTCTCGTACGAGGTGGTGACGGCTGCCGGTGACGTCGTGCGCGCCAGCCGCAGCGAGAACCCCGACCTGTTCTGGGGACTGCGCGGCGGCGGCGGCAACTTCGGCATCGTCACGTCGTTCGAGTTCCAGCTGCACCCGGTGGGCACCCGCGCGTTCGTCGCGGAACTGTCGTATCCGCTGGAGCGGGCCGCCGCCGTGCTGCGCGGCTGGCGCGACCTCAGTACGCAGGCGCCGCGGGCGGCGACGTTCGCCGTGTCACTGGGCGGCGGGCTCGCCACCGTCGGCTTAGTCTGGGTCGGCCGGCCCGACGGTGCGTCGTCGCTGGTGCCGGAGCTGCGGGCGCTGGGCGCTCCGGTGACGGAGAACGTCGGTGAACTGTCCTACGTGGACCTGCAGCGGCGCGAGGACAGCCCGGAGGGGTACTCGATGCGCCGGTACTGGAAGGGCCACTACCTGCACGGCCTGCCCGACGCCGCCGTCGACGCGCTGGTCGAGCACGCCGCGAACGGGGTGGGCGTCAGTCTGCAGGCCTACGGGGGCACGATCGCCGACGTCCCCGACGAGGACTCCGCGTTCAGCCAGCGCGACGCCGCGTTCGAGTACGTGGCGGCCGCGAAGTGGGCCGACCCGGCCGAGGACACCGAGCGGATGGCGTTGGCCCGCCGGTCGGCCGCGGCCATGGAACCGTTCGCCAGCGGCGCGTACGTCAACGCGCTCAGCGACGAAGGCAGCGCGGGGGTGCGGCGGGCGTACCGGCCGGCCAAGCTGGCACGGCTGCGCACCCTGAAGGCGGCCTACGACCCCGAGAACGTGTTCCACCTCAACCAGAACATCACCCCCGCGACCTGA
- a CDS encoding class I SAM-dependent methyltransferase, with product MPEPSAPYRFYGDLASWWPLISPPDEYADEAAFAASVLNSAQRPVREVLELGSGGGHNAVHLKQHFALTLVDLSPEMLDVSRRLNPECEHHQADMRTVRLGRDFDAVFVHDAVDYMVTEDDLVQSIATAFAHCRPGGVAVFVPDHTAETFQESTEHGGEDDTDGRGARFLGWTWDPDPADTWVRTEYVLLLRSADGRTECVHETHDTGLFSRDVWFRRLTDAGFEPMALSEQVADGAHTPRDIFLGHRPSSP from the coding sequence ATGCCTGAGCCGTCCGCTCCGTACCGCTTCTACGGTGACCTGGCCTCTTGGTGGCCACTGATCTCGCCGCCGGACGAGTACGCCGACGAGGCCGCCTTCGCCGCCAGCGTGCTGAACTCCGCGCAGCGGCCGGTACGGGAGGTGCTGGAGCTGGGCAGCGGCGGCGGCCACAACGCCGTCCACCTGAAGCAGCACTTCGCGCTCACCCTGGTCGACCTGTCGCCGGAGATGCTCGACGTGTCGCGGCGGCTCAACCCCGAGTGCGAGCACCACCAGGCCGACATGCGCACGGTCCGGCTGGGCCGCGACTTCGACGCCGTGTTCGTCCACGACGCCGTCGACTACATGGTCACCGAGGACGATCTCGTCCAGTCCATCGCCACCGCGTTCGCGCACTGCCGGCCCGGCGGCGTCGCCGTCTTCGTCCCCGACCACACCGCCGAGACGTTCCAGGAGAGCACCGAGCACGGCGGCGAGGACGACACCGACGGCCGCGGTGCCCGGTTCCTCGGCTGGACCTGGGACCCGGACCCCGCCGACACCTGGGTGCGAACCGAGTACGTGCTGCTCCTACGCTCGGCCGACGGCAGGACCGAGTGCGTCCACGAAACCCACGACACCGGCCTGTTCAGCCGCGACGTGTGGTTCCGCCGGCTCACCGATGCCGGTTTCGAACCGATGGCGCTCAGCGAGCAGGTCGCCGACGGCGCGCACACCCCGCGCGACATCTTCCTCGGCCACCGCCCCTCCTCCCCTTGA
- a CDS encoding RNA polymerase sigma factor codes for MVDVREAITRAHHEEWARVVAGLARRFGDLDIAEEAAADAFATAVERWPADGVPPNPGAWLTTTANRKAIDRIRRENKRDDKQKEARMLYDDNPVEPLGAIDDERLRLIFTCCHPALAMESRVALTLRMVGGLTVPEIARAFLVQETAMGQRITRAKAKIKAARIPYRVPGADDLPARVSGVLAVLFLVFNEGYLASGPDSDPVRHDLTAEAIRLTRLVRALLPQDGEVAGLLALMLLTEARRTARVSAGGELVTLGEQDRGAWDAALIAEGHRLVRERLAAGVAPGRYQILAAINAVHTSARDMRDTDWSQVVALYDQLVRLDPSPIVALNRAIAVAELDGPEVALAAVDRLDDTLAGYHAYHATRADLLRRLGRGRQARAAYDRAIELAGNTAETAYLTRRRDQLG; via the coding sequence ATGGTCGACGTCCGGGAAGCGATCACCCGTGCCCACCACGAGGAATGGGCACGGGTGGTCGCCGGCCTGGCCAGGCGGTTCGGCGACCTCGACATCGCCGAGGAGGCCGCTGCCGACGCGTTCGCGACCGCCGTCGAGCGGTGGCCGGCCGACGGCGTACCGCCCAACCCGGGCGCCTGGCTGACCACCACCGCCAACCGCAAGGCCATCGACCGGATCCGGCGCGAGAACAAGCGCGACGACAAACAGAAGGAGGCTCGGATGCTGTACGACGACAACCCGGTCGAGCCTCTCGGCGCCATCGACGACGAGCGGCTCCGGCTGATCTTCACCTGCTGTCACCCGGCGCTCGCGATGGAGTCCCGCGTGGCGCTGACGCTGCGCATGGTCGGCGGTCTGACCGTGCCCGAGATCGCCCGCGCCTTCCTGGTGCAGGAGACCGCCATGGGCCAGCGGATCACCCGCGCGAAGGCCAAGATCAAGGCCGCTCGCATCCCCTACCGGGTACCGGGCGCGGACGACCTCCCGGCACGCGTCTCCGGCGTTCTCGCCGTCCTCTTCCTCGTCTTCAACGAGGGCTACCTAGCCAGCGGCCCGGACTCCGACCCCGTACGCCACGACCTGACCGCCGAGGCGATCCGGCTCACCCGCCTGGTCCGCGCCCTCCTGCCGCAGGACGGTGAGGTGGCCGGGCTGCTGGCTCTGATGCTGCTCACCGAGGCCCGCCGCACCGCCCGCGTGTCGGCCGGCGGCGAACTGGTCACCCTCGGCGAGCAGGACCGTGGGGCCTGGGACGCGGCGCTCATCGCCGAGGGCCACCGGCTGGTGCGCGAGCGCCTGGCCGCCGGGGTGGCTCCGGGTCGCTATCAGATCCTCGCCGCGATCAACGCCGTGCACACCTCCGCCCGCGACATGCGCGACACCGACTGGTCGCAGGTCGTCGCCCTCTACGACCAGCTCGTCCGGCTCGACCCGTCGCCGATCGTCGCCCTCAACCGGGCCATCGCCGTCGCCGAGCTGGACGGCCCCGAGGTGGCGCTTGCCGCCGTTGACCGGCTCGACGACACGTTGGCCGGCTATCACGCCTACCACGCGACCCGCGCCGACCTCCTGCGCAGGCTGGGCCGCGGCCGGCAGGCGCGCGCCGCGTACGACAGAGCCATCGAGCTGGCGGGCAACACCGCCGAGACCGCCTACCTGACCCGCCGCCGCGACCAGCTCGGGTAG
- a CDS encoding YciI family protein gives MQYLVSVIEQFLPGGVRADEAGSATPEEQAAINAFNDRLTAEGRWVFAGGLASPNTATIVDNRGGEAMFTDGPFLESKEHLGGFWVIEAPDLDVALQLAAEGSKACNRRIEVRPLL, from the coding sequence ATGCAGTACCTCGTTTCCGTGATCGAGCAGTTCCTGCCGGGTGGCGTCCGAGCGGACGAGGCCGGCTCCGCCACTCCGGAGGAGCAGGCCGCGATCAACGCGTTCAACGACCGGCTCACTGCGGAGGGTCGCTGGGTCTTCGCCGGTGGCCTCGCGTCGCCCAACACGGCCACCATCGTCGACAACCGGGGCGGGGAGGCGATGTTCACCGACGGACCCTTCCTGGAGTCCAAGGAGCACCTCGGCGGCTTCTGGGTCATCGAGGCTCCCGATCTCGACGTGGCGCTCCAGCTCGCGGCCGAGGGCTCGAAGGCCTGCAACCGGAGGATCGAGGTGCGGCCGCTCCTGTGA
- a CDS encoding dihydrofolate reductase family protein — protein sequence MTATYTFDVFSSLDGFGAATGNWTGYWGKQGPELLDHRLALYRDEQRMVFGANTYRAFAQMLASSTEDSEVRDPWVTRMRNLPATVVSTTLEGPLDWPDATVASGDAVDVVARLKEESEVPLRSHGSLSMNRALMAAGLVDRVQVTLFPVITGQTGADPIFQNAADFDLELIEHRTLDGHIQELVYRPTLHV from the coding sequence ATGACCGCTACCTACACGTTCGACGTCTTTTCCAGCCTCGACGGCTTCGGCGCCGCCACCGGCAACTGGACCGGCTACTGGGGCAAGCAAGGCCCCGAGCTGCTCGACCATCGCCTCGCCCTGTACCGCGACGAACAGCGGATGGTCTTCGGGGCCAACACGTACCGGGCGTTCGCGCAGATGCTGGCCTCCAGCACCGAGGACTCCGAGGTCCGCGACCCATGGGTCACCCGGATGAGGAACCTACCGGCAACGGTGGTGTCGACCACCCTGGAAGGGCCGCTCGACTGGCCCGACGCGACCGTCGCGAGCGGTGACGCCGTCGACGTCGTCGCCCGGCTCAAGGAGGAGTCCGAGGTGCCGTTGCGCTCACACGGCAGCCTGTCGATGAACCGCGCGCTGATGGCCGCCGGCCTGGTCGACCGCGTGCAGGTCACGCTCTTCCCGGTGATCACCGGCCAGACCGGAGCGGACCCGATCTTCCAGAACGCAGCCGACTTCGACCTCGAGCTCATCGAGCACCGAACACTCGACGGCCACATCCAGGAACTCGTCTACCGGCCCACCCTGCACGTCTGA
- a CDS encoding dihydrofolate reductase family protein, which yields MKLTTVTNVSVDGVMQGLGGADEDRRNGFERGGWALPLFEGEAETFLGQVYQRADAFLFGRQTYEIFAGSWGTWADPGDSPIWTALNTRPKYVASTTLTDPQWAETTVLSGDAAASVGELKASPGGELQVHGSGRLVRWLLDNHLVDEIILLTYPVVVGQGTRLFPDAGPDAALDLVDSRAFTSGITAHTYRPAGRPQYSA from the coding sequence ATGAAACTGACGACCGTCACCAATGTCTCCGTCGACGGGGTGATGCAGGGACTCGGCGGGGCGGACGAAGACCGCCGGAACGGATTCGAGCGCGGCGGATGGGCCCTGCCGCTGTTCGAAGGCGAGGCCGAGACGTTCCTCGGTCAGGTCTACCAGCGCGCCGACGCGTTCCTGTTCGGCCGGCAGACCTACGAGATCTTCGCCGGCTCCTGGGGGACGTGGGCAGATCCGGGCGACAGCCCCATCTGGACGGCGTTGAACACGCGCCCCAAGTACGTGGCCTCGACGACGCTCACCGACCCGCAATGGGCGGAAACGACCGTCCTCTCCGGCGACGCCGCGGCCTCCGTGGGCGAGCTCAAAGCCAGCCCGGGCGGTGAGCTGCAGGTGCACGGCAGCGGCAGACTGGTCCGCTGGCTGCTCGACAACCACCTGGTCGATGAGATCATCCTGCTCACCTACCCCGTGGTCGTCGGCCAGGGCACCCGGTTGTTCCCCGACGCCGGCCCGGACGCGGCGCTCGATCTGGTCGACTCGCGAGCCTTCACCAGCGGCATCACAGCCCACACCTACCGGCCGGCCGGGCGCCCGCAGTACTCGGCCTGA
- a CDS encoding MarR family winged helix-turn-helix transcriptional regulator, protein MADHTHTSGALGRTVTTSGGEAREFADALMAFLATARRTRGRLQPLFDDITVPQLVLLDAIEECGRDGVGAVAQLTGLTQPTVTRSAGALIRDGLVRHGDNGGDGRRHALELTERGTELLAAKRDVVAGHLAGAWDDLSPAERALVVPLLRHLSDLVERLF, encoded by the coding sequence ATGGCCGATCACACGCATACCAGCGGCGCACTGGGCCGTACGGTGACCACGTCCGGCGGCGAAGCGCGCGAGTTCGCCGATGCGCTCATGGCGTTCCTCGCGACCGCCCGGCGCACCCGCGGCCGGCTGCAGCCCCTGTTCGACGACATCACCGTGCCACAGCTGGTGTTGCTCGACGCCATCGAGGAATGCGGCCGCGACGGCGTCGGTGCGGTTGCGCAGTTGACCGGGCTGACCCAGCCCACCGTCACCCGCAGTGCCGGTGCGCTGATCCGCGACGGCCTGGTCCGTCACGGCGACAACGGCGGCGACGGCCGGCGGCACGCCCTGGAACTGACCGAGCGGGGCACGGAACTGCTCGCGGCCAAACGCGACGTCGTAGCCGGGCACCTCGCGGGCGCCTGGGACGACCTCTCCCCGGCCGAGCGAGCGCTCGTCGTACCCCTGCTGCGGCACCTCTCCGACTTGGTGGAGCGCCTTTTCTGA
- a CDS encoding cold-shock protein has product MTQGTVKWFNAEKGFGFISREDGPDVFVHYSEIDGAGFRSLEEDQRVEFELAQGPKGPQATSVRAV; this is encoded by the coding sequence ATGACTCAGGGAACTGTCAAGTGGTTCAACGCGGAGAAGGGCTTCGGCTTCATCTCCCGCGAGGACGGACCGGACGTGTTCGTGCACTACTCCGAGATCGACGGCGCCGGCTTCCGGAGCCTCGAGGAGGACCAGCGCGTCGAGTTCGAGCTCGCGCAAGGCCCGAAGGGTCCGCAGGCCACGAGCGTTCGCGCCGTCTGA
- a CDS encoding DEAD/DEAH box helicase — MTVNEPDDGAGFADLALRPELIRALSTLGYEEPTPIQLAAIPPLLADRDLLGQAATGTGKTAAFALPVLQRLSPDGRGAGPVALVLTPTRELAEQVSQAFHRYGRELGVRVLPVYGGQPIGRQLAALARGVDVVVATPGRALDHIARGTLNLDGLETVVLDEADEMLDMGFAEDIEAILEQTPTGRQTVLFSATMPARLDRIARRHLSDPVRIEIGLIPTSEGSTPLVRQSAYIVARAHKPAVLGRVLDVEAPAAAIVFCRTRQEVDELTEALNGRGYRAEALHGGMDQEQRNRVMGRLRAATTELVVATDVAARGLDIEQLTHVVNYNVPAAAEAYVHRIGRVGRAGREGVAITLAEPREHRMLKAIERLTKQRIAVEKVPTVAELRTRRLDLTRAALREILLTDDLAQFRTVIETLTDEFDIVDVALAGVKLAHEATTGGTDEEDIPEVAPVSADGRKQRSAKAGRQRGGDPNAATTRIYLGVGRRAGIRPQDLVGAIAGESRLTGRDIGAIEIADRFSLVEVPEATADEVIAAMRSTTIKGRKATVRRERYPSKRSATR; from the coding sequence ATGACTGTGAACGAGCCCGACGACGGCGCCGGTTTCGCCGATCTGGCGTTGCGACCGGAGTTGATCCGCGCCCTGTCGACACTGGGGTACGAGGAACCCACCCCTATCCAGCTCGCGGCGATCCCACCGCTGCTGGCCGATCGGGACCTCCTCGGCCAGGCCGCCACCGGTACCGGGAAGACGGCGGCGTTCGCGCTGCCGGTGTTGCAGCGGCTGTCCCCGGACGGCCGGGGCGCCGGCCCCGTCGCCCTGGTGCTCACGCCCACTCGCGAACTCGCCGAACAGGTCTCACAAGCGTTCCACCGCTACGGCCGCGAACTCGGGGTGCGGGTGCTCCCGGTCTACGGCGGGCAGCCCATCGGGCGGCAGCTGGCGGCGCTCGCGCGCGGGGTCGACGTCGTCGTCGCCACGCCCGGTCGCGCCCTGGACCACATCGCCCGGGGCACGCTGAACCTGGACGGCCTGGAGACGGTCGTGCTGGACGAGGCGGACGAGATGCTCGACATGGGCTTCGCCGAGGACATCGAGGCGATCCTGGAGCAGACCCCCACCGGCCGGCAGACCGTGCTGTTCTCGGCCACCATGCCGGCGCGGCTGGACCGGATCGCGCGCCGTCATCTGAGCGACCCGGTCCGGATCGAGATCGGTCTCATCCCGACGAGTGAGGGCAGCACGCCGCTGGTTCGGCAGAGCGCGTACATCGTCGCCCGGGCGCACAAGCCCGCCGTGCTCGGGCGGGTGCTGGACGTCGAGGCGCCCGCGGCGGCCATCGTGTTCTGCCGCACCCGGCAGGAGGTCGACGAGCTGACGGAAGCGCTGAACGGGCGCGGGTACCGGGCCGAGGCCCTGCACGGCGGGATGGACCAGGAGCAGCGGAACCGGGTGATGGGGCGGCTGCGTGCCGCCACGACAGAACTGGTCGTCGCCACCGACGTCGCCGCCCGGGGACTGGACATCGAGCAGCTCACGCACGTCGTGAACTACAACGTGCCCGCCGCGGCGGAGGCGTACGTCCACCGGATCGGCCGGGTCGGGCGTGCGGGGCGAGAAGGCGTGGCGATCACGCTCGCGGAGCCGCGTGAACACCGCATGCTCAAGGCGATCGAACGTCTGACGAAGCAACGCATCGCGGTTGAGAAGGTGCCCACCGTCGCCGAGCTGCGCACGCGCCGGCTCGACCTGACGCGTGCCGCGCTCCGGGAGATCCTGCTCACCGACGACCTGGCGCAGTTCCGCACCGTGATCGAGACCCTGACCGACGAGTTCGACATCGTCGACGTGGCCCTGGCCGGCGTGAAGCTGGCGCACGAGGCCACCACCGGCGGAACGGACGAGGAGGACATCCCCGAGGTCGCCCCCGTCTCCGCCGACGGGCGGAAGCAGCGGTCGGCGAAGGCCGGCCGGCAACGCGGCGGCGATCCGAACGCCGCCACCACGCGCATCTATCTGGGCGTCGGGCGGCGGGCCGGAATCCGGCCGCAGGACCTCGTCGGCGCGATCGCCGGGGAGTCCCGCCTGACCGGTCGCGACATCGGCGCGATCGAGATCGCTGACCGGTTCTCGCTCGTGGAGGTTCCGGAGGCGACGGCCGACGAGGTCATCGCGGCGATGCGGAGCACCACGATCAAGGGCCGGAAGGCGACCGTGCGTCGCGAGCGGTACCCGTCGAAACGGTCCGCGACCCGGTAG